The Geobacter sp. genome has a window encoding:
- a CDS encoding glucose-6-phosphate isomerase: MNGSWERYTEYLCDCPELGLALDISGMDFSDGFFTAMEPAMQRAFAAMGELERGSIANPDEQRMVGHYWLRNPALAPDAAMAAEIEFALRGVKEFAAAIHSGEILAPGGRRFSRLLVVGIGGSALGPQFVADALGTSRDPMRPFFFDNTDPDGMDRVLAELGPQLSETLTVVISKSGSTPETRNGMLEAKEAYCRAGLEFARHAVAVTGAGSGLDRTAEAEKWLARFPMWDWVGGRTSVTSAVGLLPAALQGIDIDRLLDGARACDEATRRSLTRANPAALLALMWHHATNGRGEKDMVVLPYKDRLLLFSRYLQQLIMESIGKEFDLAGNRVNQGIAVYGNKGSTDQHAYVQQLREGVNNFFATFIEVLTDRSGSSLEIEPGVTSGDYLAGFLAGTRKALAENGRQSLTITVETLDARTVGILIALYERAVGLYASLVGINAYHQPGVEAGKKAAGKVLALQSELVGHLRLHPGIPFTAAQLAAALGKGEETEAAFRILRHLAANPDRGIMMDRADNLWESRFRGVAG, from the coding sequence ATGAACGGAAGCTGGGAGCGTTATACCGAATACCTCTGCGACTGCCCCGAGCTGGGGCTGGCGCTGGACATCAGCGGCATGGATTTCTCCGACGGCTTCTTCACCGCCATGGAGCCGGCCATGCAGCGCGCCTTTGCCGCCATGGGCGAACTGGAGCGGGGGAGCATCGCCAATCCGGACGAGCAGCGGATGGTGGGGCACTACTGGCTGCGCAACCCTGCGCTTGCCCCGGATGCCGCCATGGCCGCCGAGATCGAGTTCGCCCTGCGGGGGGTGAAAGAGTTTGCCGCCGCCATCCACAGCGGCGAGATCCTTGCGCCGGGCGGGCGCCGCTTCAGCCGCCTGCTGGTGGTCGGGATCGGCGGCTCGGCCCTGGGGCCGCAGTTCGTTGCCGATGCCCTCGGCACCTCGCGCGACCCGATGCGCCCCTTTTTCTTCGACAACACCGATCCGGACGGCATGGACCGGGTGCTGGCGGAACTCGGCCCGCAGCTCTCCGAGACCCTCACCGTGGTCATATCCAAGAGCGGCTCCACCCCGGAGACGAGAAATGGCATGCTGGAGGCAAAAGAGGCCTATTGCCGGGCCGGGCTGGAGTTTGCCCGCCACGCCGTGGCAGTGACCGGCGCCGGCAGCGGCCTCGACCGGACCGCCGAGGCAGAGAAGTGGCTGGCCCGCTTCCCCATGTGGGACTGGGTTGGCGGCCGCACCTCGGTCACCTCGGCCGTGGGGCTCTTGCCGGCAGCGCTGCAGGGGATCGACATCGACAGGCTGCTGGACGGAGCCCGCGCCTGCGACGAGGCGACCCGCAGGAGCCTGACCCGCGCCAATCCGGCAGCGCTCCTCGCCCTGATGTGGCATCACGCCACGAACGGACGCGGCGAAAAGGACATGGTGGTCCTCCCCTACAAGGACCGGCTGCTCCTCTTCTCCCGCTACCTGCAGCAGCTGATCATGGAGTCCATCGGCAAGGAGTTCGACCTGGCCGGCAACCGGGTCAATCAGGGAATCGCGGTCTACGGCAACAAGGGGTCGACCGACCAGCACGCCTACGTGCAGCAGCTGCGCGAAGGCGTGAACAACTTCTTCGCCACCTTCATCGAGGTGCTCACGGACCGCAGCGGCAGTTCGCTTGAGATCGAGCCGGGGGTCACCTCGGGCGACTACCTGGCCGGCTTCCTCGCCGGCACCCGCAAGGCCCTGGCCGAGAACGGCCGCCAGTCGCTCACCATCACCGTCGAGACGCTGGACGCCCGCACCGTCGGCATCCTCATCGCCCTCTACGAGCGGGCTGTTGGTCTCTACGCCAGCCTGGTCGGCATCAACGCCTACCACCAACCGGGCGTGGAAGCAGGAAAGAAGGCAGCCGGCAAGGTGCTGGCGTTGCAGTCCGAGCTGGTAGGCCACCTGCGCCTCCACCCCGGCATCCCTTTCACCGCCGCCCAGTTGGCTGCGGCCCTGGGAAAAGGGGAAGAGACCGAAGCCGCCTTCCGCATCCTGCGCCACCTGGCAGCCAACCCGGACCGGGGGATTATGATGGACCGGGCGGACAACCTCTGGGAGAGCCGGTTCAGGGGCGTGGCGGGGTGA
- a CDS encoding outer membrane lipoprotein LolB: MIESVKPGLKGCCRWLALLLFLALSACATAPRPLEGIVPGRSLETLSSAVSLAVQAGGKSSGGRGYLVFRQPDRFHLVMLSPFGLTVLEVFTDGDRLTCIVPSQGVAYSGRIDELPDRDGLRSWGLMRWIVEAPPAPGPARFRDHVTRQGLQERIYYNDQGLVIRKESEEGDEVRFSDYRVVNGVAVAESIEIIAAGGEQVRLTFSEPEVNPVVEDSMLVPSLEGLKVLPFSAFKGF; encoded by the coding sequence ATGATTGAATCTGTAAAGCCGGGACTGAAGGGGTGCTGCAGGTGGCTGGCGCTCCTCCTGTTCCTGGCGCTCTCCGCCTGCGCCACGGCGCCCAGGCCGCTGGAAGGGATAGTGCCGGGCCGGAGCCTGGAAACACTCAGTTCGGCGGTTTCCCTGGCCGTGCAGGCGGGCGGAAAAAGCAGCGGCGGCCGGGGCTACCTGGTCTTCCGCCAGCCCGACCGCTTTCACCTGGTGATGCTCTCCCCCTTCGGCCTGACGGTGCTGGAGGTCTTCACCGACGGCGATCGTCTCACCTGCATCGTCCCCTCCCAGGGGGTCGCCTACAGCGGCAGGATCGACGAGCTTCCCGACCGGGACGGCCTGCGGAGCTGGGGGCTGATGCGCTGGATCGTGGAGGCGCCCCCCGCACCGGGACCGGCGCGCTTCCGCGACCATGTCACCCGCCAGGGGTTACAGGAGCGGATCTATTACAACGACCAGGGGCTGGTGATCCGCAAGGAGAGTGAGGAGGGGGACGAGGTCCGCTTCTCCGACTACCGGGTCGTAAACGGCGTTGCCGTGGCCGAGAGCATCGAGATCATCGCTGCCGGCGGCGAACAGGTGCGGCTCACCTTCAGCGAACCCGAGGTGAACCCCGTGGTGGAGGACTCCATGCTCGTCCCCAGCCTGGAAGGGCTGAAGGTGCTGCCGTTCTCGGCGTTCAAGGGGTTTTAG
- a CDS encoding phosphoenolpyruvate synthase: MRARSGRHGAGGRGQTVTSDGQSGLREGCITTGLPGLDRVLDGLEPGDNVVWRVDSVDDYREFVRPFVAAALESGRQVVYVRFAAEPPLLDDDPRIAVVDLDAHRGFESFTVRLHVHIAMAGPEAFYVFDCLSSLLDAWATDAMIGNFFAVTCPLLFDLETVAYFALLRDTHPFATVSRIRSTTQLLIDLYSTEGELYLHPLKVWRRSSPTMFLPHRRRGDAFMPITASYEASRLFMALHSGKAEVYVPLDHWERLFLRASRLVRGKGSARSRQAMVDEFCRLLFGSDERMLALARRFMTLEDFLLLKERFIGTGYVGGKAAGLLLARAILRTDTSHDWEAVLEPHDSFFFGSDLFHTYLVHNGWWRVFMEHKAQKGYFSGAAKLRKLLLLGSFPPEIREEFQKLLEYYGQYPLIVRLSSLQEDGFGNAFAGKYGSYFCVNQGTPEERFCQFEEAVRMAYASTMSEDALEYRLQRGLDRQEEQMALVVQRVAGAYHGRYFFPDIAGVGFSYNTFVWDENVDPSAGMLRLVFGLGTRATARVEGDYTRIVSLDQPTVIPFGSQESARRFSQRQVDLLDIAENTPATVPISRLLAEGVELPEIFGSRAPQPAGRTGRGSERLPTFDRFLADSDFAPLMRLMLTTLEKAYHYPVDVEFTVTSTPERELKINLVQCRPLQTRGVQVRRVEVPAEVVEEALLFRSQGNFLGGSIVQPIQRVIQVVDDAFLALQLVDRYELARVIGRLNRLNTGRDDLPTLLLAPGRIGTTSPEMGVPVRFAEIDGLAAIVEVAFVAGSLMPELSFGSHFFQDLVESGVFYVALYPERPPCILNQALLSGLPNRLAELLPDDAGLAGVLRVVDLPGEFRLMADIVSQEVLCYGGR, encoded by the coding sequence ATGCGTGCGCGCAGCGGAAGGCACGGTGCCGGGGGGAGGGGCCAAACGGTGACGTCGGACGGACAGAGCGGTCTGCGCGAAGGGTGTATCACCACGGGCCTGCCGGGGCTCGACAGGGTGCTGGACGGGCTGGAACCGGGCGACAACGTGGTCTGGCGGGTGGACAGCGTGGACGATTACCGCGAGTTCGTCCGCCCGTTCGTGGCCGCGGCCCTGGAATCGGGTCGGCAGGTGGTCTATGTCCGCTTCGCGGCCGAGCCGCCGCTTCTGGACGACGACCCGCGCATTGCCGTGGTCGATCTGGATGCCCATCGCGGCTTCGAATCCTTCACGGTCCGGCTCCATGTGCATATCGCCATGGCTGGCCCAGAGGCATTCTACGTCTTCGACTGCCTGTCGAGCCTCCTGGATGCCTGGGCCACCGACGCCATGATCGGCAACTTCTTTGCCGTCACCTGTCCGCTCCTCTTCGACCTGGAGACGGTCGCCTACTTCGCCCTGCTGCGCGACACCCATCCCTTTGCCACGGTCAGCCGCATCCGCTCCACCACCCAGCTCCTGATCGACCTCTACAGCACCGAAGGGGAGCTCTACCTCCACCCGCTCAAGGTCTGGCGCCGTTCATCCCCCACCATGTTCCTTCCCCACCGCCGCCGCGGTGACGCCTTCATGCCGATCACGGCGAGCTACGAGGCCTCCCGACTCTTCATGGCGCTCCATAGCGGGAAGGCCGAGGTCTATGTGCCGCTCGATCACTGGGAGCGGCTCTTTCTGCGCGCCTCCCGGCTGGTGCGGGGAAAGGGGAGCGCCCGGAGCCGCCAGGCCATGGTGGACGAGTTCTGCCGGCTCCTGTTCGGTTCCGACGAGCGGATGCTGGCTCTGGCCCGGCGCTTCATGACCCTGGAGGACTTTCTCCTGCTCAAGGAGCGGTTCATCGGCACCGGCTACGTCGGCGGCAAGGCGGCCGGGCTCCTGCTGGCCCGCGCCATCCTCCGCACCGACACCTCGCACGACTGGGAGGCGGTGCTCGAACCCCACGACTCCTTTTTCTTCGGCTCGGATCTCTTCCATACCTACCTGGTGCACAACGGCTGGTGGCGGGTCTTCATGGAGCACAAGGCACAAAAGGGCTATTTCAGCGGTGCGGCCAAGCTGCGCAAGCTCCTCCTGCTCGGCTCCTTCCCCCCTGAGATCCGCGAGGAGTTCCAGAAGCTCCTGGAGTATTACGGCCAGTACCCGCTGATCGTCCGGCTGAGCAGCCTGCAGGAGGACGGCTTCGGCAACGCCTTTGCCGGCAAGTACGGCAGCTATTTCTGCGTCAACCAGGGGACCCCGGAAGAGCGCTTCTGCCAGTTCGAGGAAGCGGTGCGGATGGCCTATGCCAGCACCATGAGCGAGGATGCCCTGGAATACCGGCTGCAGCGGGGGCTCGACCGCCAGGAGGAGCAGATGGCCCTGGTGGTGCAGCGGGTGGCCGGTGCCTACCATGGCCGTTACTTCTTCCCCGACATCGCCGGGGTCGGCTTCTCCTACAACACCTTTGTCTGGGACGAAAACGTCGACCCCAGCGCCGGCATGCTCAGGCTGGTCTTCGGCCTCGGCACCCGTGCCACGGCCAGGGTGGAGGGGGACTACACCCGCATCGTCTCCCTGGACCAACCGACCGTGATCCCCTTTGGCAGCCAGGAGAGCGCCCGCCGCTTCAGCCAGCGCCAGGTCGACCTGCTCGATATCGCGGAGAACACCCCTGCTACCGTGCCGATCAGCCGCCTGCTGGCCGAAGGGGTAGAGCTCCCGGAGATCTTCGGCAGCCGGGCACCCCAGCCGGCCGGCCGCACGGGGCGGGGCAGCGAACGCCTGCCCACCTTCGACCGCTTCCTGGCCGACAGCGACTTTGCCCCGCTCATGCGCCTGATGCTGACGACCCTGGAAAAGGCCTACCACTACCCGGTGGACGTGGAATTCACCGTCACCTCGACGCCGGAAAGGGAGTTGAAAATCAACCTGGTGCAGTGCCGCCCCCTGCAGACCCGCGGGGTCCAGGTCCGGCGGGTGGAGGTGCCGGCAGAGGTGGTCGAAGAGGCGCTCCTGTTCCGCTCGCAGGGGAATTTCCTCGGGGGGAGCATTGTCCAGCCGATCCAACGGGTGATCCAGGTGGTCGACGACGCCTTTCTCGCCCTGCAGCTGGTGGACCGTTACGAGCTGGCCAGGGTCATCGGCCGCCTCAACCGTCTCAATACCGGCCGTGACGATCTGCCGACCCTCCTGCTGGCGCCGGGCCGCATCGGCACCACCTCCCCCGAGATGGGGGTGCCGGTCCGCTTTGCCGAGATCGACGGGCTGGCCGCCATCGTCGAGGTCGCCTTTGTCGCCGGCAGCCTGATGCCGGAGCTCTCCTTCGGCTCCCATTTCTTCCAGGACCTGGTAGAATCGGGGGTCTTCTACGTGGCGCTCTATCCGGAGCGCCCCCCCTGCATCCTCAACCAGGCGCTTCTGTCCGGCCTCCCCAACCGGCTGGCCGAGCTGCTCCCCGACGATGCGGGGCTGGCCGGGGTGCTCCGGGTGGTCGACCTGCCGGGGGAATTCAGGCTCATGGCCGATATCGTCAGCCAGGAGGTCCTCTGTTATGGGGGGCGGTAA
- a CDS encoding alpha-amylase encodes MKRSSQAEYFPFVIPVAQRLWNELELGSATATIRERRLPAIMFFRELAVRLTRQLPAGSVPVQAGMLNLYALQGRIFRYIIRRYTEEQCPGILESALADAGFPCGSPALFSVAERFCAFFPGNELLFGAVQSPVDWLLADDAAHGRKRQVATELLLLRLAAENRALDPFRPILDDRELAATSSYPQVVGGVERQLAAAPAVEPFEFTLPELLRLPLLAAPDSLYDQLEFIRTRWRAVLPEELLVEIQSAFAVVQEESRIFAPRGEPGGAPVLEFGPGRGGVNDYYPEPELFSADVDWMPNVVLIAKMVYVWLGQLSLQYGREITRLDQIPDAELDRLARWGVTGLWLIGLWERSPASQKIKQITGNPEAISSAYSLFDYAIAADLGGEAALWNLRDRALKRGIRLASDMVPNHTGIYSKWTVEHPDWFVQLDYPPYPTYSFGGPDLSFAPEVSLHIEDGYWDRTEAAVVFKHYDHRDGRTRYIYHGNDGTSTPWNDTAQLNYLNPEVREAVINTILHVARMFPIIRFDAAMTLAKRHFQRLWFPQPGHGGIPSRAEHGMTREEFDAAMPEEFWRQVVDRVAAEASDTLLLAEAFWLMEGYFVRTLGMHRVYNSAFMNMLKMEENAKYRQTVKNVLEFNPQVLQRFVNFMNNPDEKTAVEQFGKENKYFGACVLLVTMPGLPMIGHGQVEGFHEKYGMEYKRAYWNEAVDEHLVREHEWRVFPLMRRRWLFSGAENFVFYDFWSEGHVNEDVFAYSNRSGDQRGIIAYHNRFASTSGWIRSSTSFAAKNAAGETELRQTTLGHALGFKGDGRHYYLFRDYASGLEYIRNGRELCEQGLFVAMEAYEYHAYLDFREIWDDEYGTWGKLCHQLQGGGVPSMNEEVKQVRFAALIDLARGLLDRHHGLLTGDFGELDAAGMKAARTAFGDDLAAFMAALAEQAELTDAAPLPLAQAVLKELSFLEGLCSAKGAQAETLTGYTARLLAFAWLSLHRCGELEGPEEMAAASAELVTTYGLFRPLQEELYAEGGGKDDPLAALDVPSLVNLFLVLLHWQELLTLPATDQEEWLDELLSDREAAAFIGRHASGGFDWFIKERWELLVSWLALTALVSEAGAAKSGKVPAARKKAIDTVQKALTARAAAAGYRVDRFLAGLGNGGHGEP; translated from the coding sequence ATGAAACGGTCCAGTCAGGCAGAGTATTTCCCCTTCGTCATTCCGGTTGCACAGAGGCTCTGGAACGAGCTGGAGCTGGGCTCCGCCACCGCAACCATCCGGGAGCGGCGGCTTCCCGCCATCATGTTTTTCCGCGAACTGGCCGTCCGGCTCACCCGGCAGCTTCCCGCCGGCAGCGTGCCGGTACAGGCGGGCATGCTGAACCTCTATGCCCTGCAGGGGCGGATATTCCGCTACATCATCAGGCGCTACACCGAGGAGCAGTGCCCCGGCATCCTGGAGAGCGCCCTTGCCGACGCCGGCTTTCCCTGCGGCTCGCCCGCGCTCTTCTCCGTGGCGGAGCGCTTCTGCGCCTTCTTCCCCGGCAACGAGCTCCTCTTCGGCGCCGTCCAGTCCCCTGTTGACTGGCTTCTTGCCGACGATGCAGCCCACGGCCGGAAGCGGCAGGTCGCCACGGAGCTTTTGCTGCTCCGGCTCGCTGCCGAGAACCGCGCCCTCGATCCGTTCCGCCCGATCCTGGACGACCGGGAGCTGGCAGCCACCAGCAGCTATCCGCAGGTGGTGGGAGGGGTGGAACGGCAGCTCGCCGCGGCGCCCGCGGTCGAGCCCTTCGAATTCACCCTGCCGGAACTGCTCCGACTTCCGCTTCTCGCCGCACCCGATTCCCTCTACGATCAGCTTGAGTTCATCCGGACCCGGTGGCGGGCTGTCCTCCCCGAGGAGCTTCTGGTGGAGATCCAGTCCGCCTTTGCCGTGGTGCAGGAGGAGAGCAGGATCTTCGCCCCCCGCGGCGAGCCGGGGGGCGCGCCGGTGCTGGAATTCGGCCCCGGCCGGGGCGGGGTGAACGACTATTACCCGGAACCGGAGCTCTTTTCCGCCGATGTTGACTGGATGCCCAACGTGGTCCTGATCGCCAAGATGGTCTACGTCTGGCTCGGCCAGCTCTCCCTCCAGTATGGCCGCGAGATCACCCGGCTCGACCAGATCCCCGATGCCGAGCTGGACCGCCTGGCCCGCTGGGGGGTGACCGGCCTCTGGCTGATCGGGCTCTGGGAGCGCTCTCCCGCTTCACAGAAGATCAAGCAGATCACCGGCAACCCCGAGGCGATCTCCTCGGCCTATTCGCTCTTCGACTACGCCATCGCTGCCGACCTGGGGGGCGAAGCGGCCCTCTGGAACCTGCGGGACCGGGCGCTCAAGCGGGGGATTCGCCTTGCCAGCGACATGGTCCCCAACCATACCGGCATCTATTCCAAGTGGACCGTGGAGCACCCGGACTGGTTCGTCCAGCTCGACTATCCCCCCTATCCGACCTACTCCTTCGGCGGCCCGGACCTCTCCTTCGCGCCCGAGGTAAGCCTGCACATCGAGGACGGCTACTGGGACCGGACCGAGGCGGCGGTGGTCTTCAAGCACTACGACCACCGGGACGGCCGGACCCGCTACATCTACCACGGCAACGACGGCACCAGCACCCCCTGGAACGACACGGCCCAGCTCAACTACCTGAACCCCGAGGTGCGGGAGGCGGTGATCAACACCATCCTCCACGTGGCGAGGATGTTCCCGATCATCCGCTTCGATGCGGCCATGACCCTGGCCAAGCGGCACTTCCAGCGGCTCTGGTTCCCACAGCCGGGACACGGCGGCATCCCGTCCCGGGCCGAGCACGGCATGACCCGCGAAGAGTTCGACGCCGCCATGCCAGAGGAGTTCTGGCGCCAGGTGGTGGACCGGGTGGCGGCCGAGGCGTCGGACACCCTGCTCCTGGCCGAGGCGTTCTGGCTCATGGAAGGGTACTTTGTCCGGACCCTGGGGATGCACCGGGTCTACAACAGCGCCTTCATGAACATGCTGAAGATGGAGGAGAACGCCAAGTACCGCCAGACCGTGAAGAACGTCCTGGAGTTCAACCCCCAGGTGCTGCAGCGCTTCGTCAACTTCATGAACAACCCGGACGAAAAGACCGCAGTGGAGCAGTTCGGCAAGGAGAACAAATACTTCGGCGCCTGTGTCCTCCTGGTCACCATGCCGGGCCTCCCCATGATCGGCCATGGCCAGGTGGAGGGGTTCCACGAGAAGTACGGCATGGAGTACAAGCGGGCCTACTGGAACGAGGCGGTGGACGAGCACCTGGTACGGGAGCACGAATGGCGGGTCTTCCCGCTCATGCGGCGGCGCTGGCTCTTTTCCGGCGCCGAGAACTTCGTCTTCTACGACTTCTGGTCAGAAGGGCACGTGAACGAGGATGTGTTCGCCTATTCCAACCGCTCCGGCGACCAGCGCGGCATCATCGCCTACCACAACCGGTTCGCCTCCACCTCGGGCTGGATCAGGAGTTCCACCTCCTTTGCCGCAAAGAACGCGGCCGGAGAGACGGAGCTGCGCCAGACCACCTTGGGTCACGCCCTCGGCTTCAAGGGGGACGGCCGCCACTACTACCTGTTCCGCGACTACGCCAGCGGCCTCGAATACATCCGCAACGGCCGCGAACTCTGCGAGCAGGGGCTGTTCGTGGCGATGGAAGCCTACGAATACCATGCCTATCTCGACTTCCGGGAGATCTGGGACGACGAGTACGGCACCTGGGGGAAACTCTGCCACCAGCTCCAGGGTGGGGGAGTGCCGAGCATGAACGAAGAGGTGAAGCAGGTCCGCTTTGCCGCGCTGATCGACCTGGCGCGGGGGCTGCTCGATCGGCACCATGGGCTGTTGACCGGGGACTTCGGCGAACTGGACGCTGCCGGGATGAAAGCAGCCCGCACTGCCTTTGGTGACGACCTGGCCGCTTTCATGGCAGCGCTGGCAGAGCAGGCCGAACTGACCGATGCTGCGCCGTTGCCGCTTGCGCAGGCGGTCCTCAAGGAGCTTTCGTTTCTGGAAGGCCTCTGCAGCGCCAAGGGTGCGCAGGCAGAGACCCTTACCGGCTACACGGCCCGCTTGCTCGCCTTTGCCTGGCTCTCGCTCCACCGCTGCGGCGAGCTGGAGGGGCCGGAGGAGATGGCTGCTGCCTCGGCTGAGCTGGTGACGACCTATGGTCTGTTCCGGCCGCTGCAGGAGGAGCTCTACGCCGAAGGGGGCGGAAAGGACGATCCGCTCGCGGCCCTCGACGTGCCGAGCCTGGTGAACCTCTTCCTGGTGCTGCTCCACTGGCAGGAACTGTTGACACTTCCCGCAACGGATCAGGAGGAGTGGCTGGACGAGCTGCTCTCGGACCGCGAGGCCGCAGCCTTTATCGGCCGGCACGCAAGCGGCGGTTTCGACTGGTTCATCAAGGAGCGCTGGGAACTGCTGGTCTCCTGGCTGGCGCTCACGGCGCTGGTCTCCGAGGCGGGCGCGGCAAAGAGCGGCAAGGTGCCCGCAGCCAGGAAAAAGGCCATCGACACCGTGCAGAAGGCCCTGACGGCGCGGGCTGCCGCAGCCGGTTACCGGGTGGATCGCTTCCTTGCCGGTCTTGGAAACGGTGGACATGGGGAACCGTAG
- a CDS encoding radical SAM protein encodes MNVLFVHPYGSNWMGTGKDITTIFNLMPPLGMMSIAAYLEARGIATEIIDCYASPMTAEALVAEILRRRPDVVGFSCTTSSFLEGYGVASLLKERAPEIVTVFGGAHACSVGVGLLDSFPAVDYLVIGEGEQSFYELVAAGCRNVETIPGIGFRKEGIGTLSAVREHIADLDTLPFPAYHRLPRFPERYTLPLFSYPTSPNTSIISSRGCPYQCSYCDRSVFSRGFRFNSPEYIVEHLKMLNRDYGIRHVFFYDDLFTTDRSRVARFCELKEKERLAVTYNCIARLEHVDAELLALLKRSGCWQVNFGIESGDPEVIKKHRTFYGLDDVQQKLQMVRQTGMRVKGLFMVGLPGENEVSIRRTIDYALQLPLDEINVTKFTPFPGAPLYATIREQGSFDEEWPLMNCMNFVFVPHGMTKEQLEGLYDEFIRRFYHRSRIHWGYTTMIWKSPHSILTFLRHLPEILAFEMKQKW; translated from the coding sequence ATGAACGTCCTGTTCGTCCATCCCTACGGCAGCAACTGGATGGGCACCGGAAAAGACATCACCACCATCTTCAACCTGATGCCCCCCCTGGGTATGATGAGCATTGCCGCCTACCTGGAGGCACGCGGCATCGCCACGGAGATCATCGACTGCTACGCCTCCCCCATGACGGCAGAGGCGCTGGTGGCCGAGATCCTGCGCCGTCGGCCGGACGTGGTCGGCTTCTCCTGCACCACCTCCTCCTTCCTGGAGGGGTACGGAGTGGCGAGCCTCCTCAAGGAGCGCGCCCCGGAGATCGTCACGGTCTTCGGCGGAGCCCATGCCTGTTCCGTGGGGGTCGGGCTGCTGGATTCGTTCCCGGCCGTGGACTACCTGGTGATCGGCGAGGGTGAGCAGAGCTTTTACGAGCTAGTGGCAGCCGGCTGCCGCAACGTGGAGACCATCCCCGGCATCGGCTTCCGCAAGGAGGGCATCGGCACCCTGTCGGCCGTCCGCGAGCATATCGCCGACCTGGACACCCTCCCCTTCCCGGCCTATCACCGGCTCCCCCGCTTCCCCGAGCGCTACACCCTGCCGCTCTTCAGCTACCCCACCTCCCCCAACACCAGCATCATCTCCAGCCGGGGCTGCCCGTACCAGTGCTCCTACTGCGACCGCTCGGTCTTCTCCCGCGGCTTCCGCTTCAACTCGCCCGAATATATCGTCGAACACCTGAAGATGCTCAACCGCGATTACGGCATCCGCCACGTCTTTTTCTACGACGATCTCTTCACCACCGACCGGAGCCGAGTGGCCCGGTTCTGCGAGTTGAAGGAAAAGGAGCGGCTGGCGGTGACCTACAACTGCATCGCCCGGCTGGAGCACGTGGATGCGGAGCTGCTCGCCCTCCTCAAGCGCTCCGGCTGCTGGCAGGTCAACTTCGGCATCGAATCGGGCGACCCGGAAGTGATCAAAAAGCACCGTACCTTCTACGGCCTGGACGACGTCCAACAGAAGCTGCAGATGGTCAGGCAAACCGGCATGCGGGTGAAGGGGCTCTTCATGGTGGGGCTGCCGGGGGAAAACGAGGTGTCGATCCGGCGGACCATCGACTACGCCCTCCAGCTCCCCCTGGACGAGATCAACGTCACCAAGTTCACCCCCTTTCCCGGCGCTCCGCTCTACGCCACCATCCGCGAGCAGGGGAGCTTCGACGAGGAGTGGCCGCTGATGAACTGCATGAACTTCGTCTTCGTCCCCCACGGCATGACCAAAGAGCAGCTGGAAGGGCTCTACGACGAATTCATCCGCCGCTTCTACCACCGGAGCCGCATCCACTGGGGCTATACCACCATGATCTGGAAATCTCCCCACAGCATCCTGACCTTCCTGCGGCATCTGCCGGAGATCCTCGCCTTCGAGATGAAGCAGAAATGGTGA
- a CDS encoding acyloxyacyl hydrolase gives MNLPRIILLLVLLCTGGTAASAADIASADGELAFLAGYGITHPGFGATRTEVQTLDAILRYGHFLSPEVGRGAWWQGRHELLLELPLHLAVNRDNRVMTGGYLLGSWKFTGLADEKLLPYLFAGGGVLFVDLGLPTMGSRLDFSYQGGVGVQYLLKKGLAVMGEYRYHHVSNAGTAEPNEPLNGSKFLFGLTKFY, from the coding sequence ATGAACCTGCCACGGATCATCCTGCTCCTGGTGCTCCTCTGCACCGGGGGGACAGCGGCCAGTGCCGCCGACATCGCCTCTGCCGACGGCGAGCTGGCATTCCTGGCCGGCTACGGCATCACCCACCCGGGGTTCGGCGCCACCCGGACCGAGGTGCAGACCCTGGACGCCATCCTCCGCTACGGTCATTTCCTTTCCCCGGAAGTCGGCCGGGGGGCGTGGTGGCAGGGACGGCACGAACTGCTGCTGGAGCTGCCGCTCCACCTGGCCGTGAACCGGGACAACCGGGTGATGACCGGCGGCTACCTGCTGGGGAGCTGGAAGTTCACCGGCCTGGCCGATGAAAAGCTGCTGCCATACCTGTTTGCCGGCGGGGGTGTCCTCTTTGTCGACCTGGGGCTGCCGACCATGGGGAGCCGTCTCGACTTCTCCTACCAGGGGGGCGTCGGCGTCCAGTACCTGCTGAAAAAGGGACTGGCGGTCATGGGAGAATACCGTTACCACCACGTCTCCAATGCCGGCACAGCAGAACCGAACGAGCCGCTGAACGGGAGCAAGTTCCTGTTTGGATTGACGAAATTCTACTGA